The Leptospira bouyouniensis genomic interval GATTTGGGAACAATCACATCATTGAAATACAATTCTGATGTATCTTGTGCTTTGAGTCCGATTTTTTCTAAGTTACGGCCACGTTCAAATCCTTTCATGCCTTCTTCAATCATGACAAGAGAAATGGTTCCGTTATCGTGTTTCACTGCTGTGATGATGAGGTCAGCAAGTTGTCCATTAGAGATAAACGTTTTTTGTCCATTGACTACAAAATGATCACCCTTATCGACTGCACTCGTTCGAAGGGATTTTAAATCCGAACCAGCACCAGGTTCAGTCATCGCAACGGCAAGGATGGATTCACCCGAAGCACATTTTGGCAACCAACGTTTCTTTTGTTCATCGCTGGCATAGGTCGAAATGTACGGAGCGATCACATCGTTGTGAAGGGAAATGAAAAAACCACTGTTTCCCACTCGAGATGATTCTTCGATGATGATGATGTTGTATAGAAAATCGGCTCCAGATCCACCGTATTCGGTTGGAACATCGGGACAAAGTAATCCGTTATCTCCGGCCTTTCTCCAAACTTCCTTTGGCACAATGTGGTTTTTTTCCCATGTTTCATGGTGTGGTTTGACTTCTGTTTCAAAAAATTTCCGAGCCATCTCGCGGAATTGTTGGTGTTCTTCAGTAAAAGGGAGGATACGCTCCATAAAATTTGTGACTCCTTGATATGGAAATGTTACAGAAATGGCGAATTGAGGTCAATTATAAACAGTGTTCAGCTTCATATAGACGCCAGGATTTTTCTTAATGTACTGGATGGCGTCTTCTTGGGAAAGCACATAGAGTTCGGTGCCTGGCCAAGCAATAAAACTGAAATGAGAAGGGAGGCCTTTGGTTAGCGAGTAAATCTCACCGACAAAATCCCCAGCTCCCAGTTCCCGGATGGTTTTGTGGTTTTGCATCACAACCACTGTTCCTGACCGCACAATGTAGGCATTTTGGAAGGTTTGGTTCTCTTCGATGAGAACGGCTTCTTTTTTGACTGTCTCTAATTTTAAAATCAGTTCGAGTTGGGTGACTTGGTAACTGGTGAGCCCTCGGAAGGTTTGGGACTCGGTCAGCGTTTTCCACGTATTGGTCTCTCGGATACTATTCAGTTTGATGAGGTTTTCGTGGAGTTTTGAGCCGCGGATAAACTGGAAAAATCTCGTTTTTTCAATGGTCAAGGCAAGCACATCGGTTTCAGCATACACATCGGCCTGGCGTACTGTATCGAGGATAAGGGATGCCTCTCCAAAATACTCGTAAGTTCCATAGCGTTTTACGGCAGAATGGTCACTGGAGAGTCCTTCAAACCGAACATTCCCAGAGGCAATGATGAAAAACCGATCCCCATGGGTACCTTTTTTGATGATTTGTTCCCCACGACGGAAACGTTCTTCCTTTACGATTTGTAAAAATTCTTTTGCCTTCTCAATCGGAAATCCAGAGAAAATATCAATCTGAGATAAAATTTCTAAGAGTTGGAATGCCTCTTGGTGTTTGGGAGGAGTGATCTCAGGATACAAAGTATTTTCAATGCCAAACTTAGCCAGTGTTAGGTGGTTCCCTTTTGGCATATCTTTGGCTGCTATGTGGTAAACCGTGATTCGTTTTTGTACCTCTTCAGGTAAGGATGCCAAATAACTGATTTTAGTATGAAGAGGAGGGACACCTGCTTCATGGTAGATAATTTTTCTATCCCAAGGAAAGTCTTTTAGGAATTGGTATCTAGTTTCTGGTAACACACCTTTTTTATACATATCCTCAAAAGCTTCTGGGTCATTTAAGTGGTCAGATGTATAATAGAAGGATTGATCTTGGAAAAAGAATTCAAATCCAACAGAAGGTATGGAATGAATGGCATAGTGGAAATAAAATTCTCCACCATTAATGATAGTAGGCCTTCCAATCACCACTGGGATAAAATCAAATAAATCCGTGATTTCCTTACGTGGAATCTTTGTTAGACTACAATATTTTTTAAGAAAAGATTCCATCACTGTTGCTGTAGCATAAATTGTGATTTTGGATTCTTCTAATATCTTTTGGAAGGTTCCTGCATCATGGTCTGCATGGCAATGGGTAAGGATGATAGAGTTAATAAACTTAGGATTTACATTGGACTCCCTCAACCATTCCGTTGAGTTTACAGGTGGGTCCACCATGATTCCTTGGCCATTCAACCAAATGATAAAGCCAGAAGTGTTGTCACTTGGGTCAAAGCCGTGTGACGGTCCAAGGCAGGTGATGCCAATGAGTGGTGGTTGGAAAGGTTCTTCTAATCGTTTTCCAATATCATATTTGACATGGAAATCTACTTCACCTGGGATTTTGGTTTTTTTATCACCATCCACAACAAGGAATTCATTGGAGGGGAGTTGTTCGATTGTGATTCCACCAAACTTTGCTTTGTGGGAATCATCAAACAAAACAAATTCCACCACTTCTTCCATTG includes:
- a CDS encoding acyl-CoA dehydrogenase family protein; this translates as MERILPFTEEHQQFREMARKFFETEVKPHHETWEKNHIVPKEVWRKAGDNGLLCPDVPTEYGGSGADFLYNIIIIEESSRVGNSGFFISLHNDVIAPYISTYASDEQKKRWLPKCASGESILAVAMTEPGAGSDLKSLRTSAVDKGDHFVVNGQKTFISNGQLADLIITAVKHDNGTISLVMIEEGMKGFERGRNLEKIGLKAQDTSELYFNDVIVPKSNLIGKQGQGFRYLMQKLAQERLVLAVAAVEATRLVQTITLQYIKERKAFGQKIGSFQNTKFKMAEMATELEMAQVFCDKVVMEHMKGENTTAEASMCKWYATEMQKRHTDECLQFFGGYGYMMEYPIARAYLDARIQTIYAGTTEIMKEIIGRSLGL
- a CDS encoding cAMP/cGMP-dependent 3',5'-cyclic-AMP/GMP phosphodiesterase, producing the protein MVSSEPNGFTALPRGGYLVDTSEGYIQFGSPPETIKDTMGLEKQTPLVFVLPNKFFHVEKGISIAELEFPIYFNFFFRGGKKTFIVCSAEQKEQLTIVLGESLMGPQEVNLSSEFIDGAESYGFPDIKAEMAYFRSYKSMEEVVEFVLFDDSHKAKFGGITIEQLPSNEFLVVDGDKKTKIPGEVDFHVKYDIGKRLEEPFQPPLIGITCLGPSHGFDPSDNTSGFIIWLNGQGIMVDPPVNSTEWLRESNVNPKFINSIILTHCHADHDAGTFQKILEESKITIYATATVMESFLKKYCSLTKIPRKEITDLFDFIPVVIGRPTIINGGEFYFHYAIHSIPSVGFEFFFQDQSFYYTSDHLNDPEAFEDMYKKGVLPETRYQFLKDFPWDRKIIYHEAGVPPLHTKISYLASLPEEVQKRITVYHIAAKDMPKGNHLTLAKFGIENTLYPEITPPKHQEAFQLLEILSQIDIFSGFPIEKAKEFLQIVKEERFRRGEQIIKKGTHGDRFFIIASGNVRFEGLSSDHSAVKRYGTYEYFGEASLILDTVRQADVYAETDVLALTIEKTRFFQFIRGSKLHENLIKLNSIRETNTWKTLTESQTFRGLTSYQVTQLELILKLETVKKEAVLIEENQTFQNAYIVRSGTVVVMQNHKTIRELGAGDFVGEIYSLTKGLPSHFSFIAWPGTELYVLSQEDAIQYIKKNPGVYMKLNTVYN